From Acanthopagrus latus isolate v.2019 chromosome 22, fAcaLat1.1, whole genome shotgun sequence, the proteins below share one genomic window:
- the LOC119012935 gene encoding bromo adjacent homology domain-containing 1 protein-like has protein sequence MTHARQKGSLKQSDGSVEWWDNCPLWPHGGAMGGAWPERSLRFGRTKKMSEIIKQRKDPAKKMSDKRGRTEKSDQKRKLDRRREKKRDRKSYPLRGRAGVSDGEGLSCHVLLTRLEESIREQESSDERKRKDARRHSSVKPKRRKGKGSERKDKKTLPKTKSKSNSPSHGKCVFIAQPRKRRLASLNAEAVNSLLLERATDPQPAAKQARRQEEPTNGGVCLDADPARSGVPGGLKASRRKTTKASTSRKLELCQSSKQAKKAKANREESGWMSQESLHAPTPRRLAGLNAAALLKLTSSSATSKQRVKAAPTATVTSDCKAPDAASTPKQHSRVKHKGRPQEQKGKKVPPLHSGCTTCKNKADFEPKVEWETGSCTHRLTKPGYQSRSMLAYPLKQVKEEQMETELSPYYCCPPEGSVEYCHRLAFFLGQQPYGESDDQPLNSAMPPVKRECLVTSPSLTHSHPHTALTLSPHPCLCTADHCFSSYYVHIAHPTHTGTASSSLTSRPLNFAPSSLCPSRMTGSTKLLGPRMSHASGLAHPAYCNSVASPCYGDNCGIGGYAYRAMPPVNSRGCSFSTGCTGCTHSIKTEGYSSPQGDHSPSLLVPPSLPMSSCPLSSVPTSTQTKPHLLTPLSGRDQPQARLKLARECPQTTKPSNGSLSMGRTRLNQKQPSPLPSLSSTKQKRVSRRRATNGWRPVGVPTEREVFIAGEDETALRRCYEGVERDGEVIHVRDTVLLRSGPRKKSLPYVAKISSLWEDPKTGELMMSLFWYYRPEHTQGGRDPSAHCENEIFASRHQDENSVACIEDRCYVLPLAQYCRFCALVKRRAEGASPGSASMVPCRPDFAPPSHRCVPTDVDPELVYLCRHVYDFRYGRILKNLQ, from the exons ATGACTCACGCAAGGCAGAAGGGTTCCCTGAAGCAGAGCGACGGCAGCGTCGAGTGGTGGGACAACTGCCCTCTTTGGCCACATGGTGGCGCCATGGGCGGCGCCTGGCCTGAGCGCTCTCTACGATTCGGGAGGACTAAGAAGATGAGCGAGATCATCAAACAGAGGAAAGATCCGGCCAAGAAGATGAGTGACAAGAGAGGGAGGACGGAGAAGTCGGATCAGAAGAGGAAACTCGACAGGAGGCGCGAAAAGAAACGTGACAGGAAGTCGTACCCTTTGCGAGGGAGGGCCGGAGTTTCAGACGGGGAGGGGCTCAGCTGTCACGTCCTCCTCACCCGACTGGAAGAAAGCATCCGCGAACAGGAGAGCTCTGACGAGAGGAAGCGAAAGGATGCACGCCGACATTCATCTGTCAAGCCCAAACGTAGAAAAGGGAAAGgcagtgaaagaaaagacaagaagacgTTACCAAAAACcaaatcaaagtcaaacagtCCGAGTCACggcaagtgtgtttttattgcacaaCCTCGCAAGCGCAGACTGGCCTCTCTCAATGCTGAGGCGGTGAACAGTCTACTGCTTGAAAGAGCTACTGACCCCCAGCCGGCAGCCAAGCAGGCCAGAAGACAGGAAGAGCCCACGAATGGAGGGGTCTGCCTGGATGCAGATCCAGCCAGGAGTGGCGTCCCTGGAGGTCTGAAGGCTTCGCGGAGAAAGACCACTAAAGCCTCCACGTCTCGCAAACTTGAACTGTGCCAAAGCTCTAAGCAGGCCAAGAAGGCCAAAGCCAACCGAGAGGAGAGCGGCTGGATGAGTCAGGAGAGTCTGCACGCCCCCACCCCCAGGAGGTTGGCTGGACTCAACGCTGCGGCCCTGCTGAAGTTAACCAGCTCCTCTGCTACCAGCAAACAGAGAGTAAAGGCTGCACCCACCGCTACTGTCACGTCGGACTGCAAGGCTCCCGATGCCGCCTCAACCCCGAAACAGCATTCCAGAGTCAAACACAAGGGGCGTCCGCAAGAGCAGAAGGGGAAGAAGGTCCCTCCCCTGCACAGTGGCTGCACCACCTGCAAGAACAAGGCGGACTTTGAGCCCAAAGTGGAGTGGGAGACCGGCAGCTGCACCCATCGACTGACCAAACCCGGCTACCAGTCACGCTCAATGCTAGCGTACCCGTTGAAGCAAGTGAAGGAGGAGCAGATGGAGACCGAACTGAGCCCGTACTACTGCTGCCCCCCCGAGGGCTCAGTGGAATACTGCCACCGCTTGGCCTTCTTCCTGGGCCAGCAGCCCTACGGAGAATCAGACGATCAGCCGCTGAACTCAGCCATGCCACCTGTGAAGCGCGAGTGCCTCGTAACCTCACCGTCCCTGACGCATTCCCACCCGCACACGGCCCTGACCCTCAGCCCTCACCCCTGCCTGTGCACCGCCGATCACTGCTTCTCCAGCTACTACGTCCACATCGCCCACCCGACACACACTGGAACGGCGTCGTCGAGCCTGACCTCGCGACCTCTGAACTTTGCACCCTCCAGTTTATGCCCTAGTCGGATGACTGGCTCCACCAAGCTGCTGGGTCCGCGGATGTCCCACGCCTCGGGGCTGGCCCACCCCGCCTACTGCAACTCGGTGGCCTCGCCCTGCTACGGTGACAACTGCGGGATCGGCGGCTACGCGTACAGAGCGATGCCTCCTGTCAACAGCAGGGGTTGTTCTTTCAGCACGGGATGCACTGGatgcacacacagcatcaaAACAG AGGGTTACTCCTCCCCTCAGGGTGACCACAGCCCCTCCCTCCTGGTTCCCCCCTCCCTGCCCATGTCCAGCTGCCCTCTATCCAGCGTGCCCACCTCCACCCAGACCAAACCCCACCTGCTGACCCCCCTGTCGGGGAGAGACCAGCCCCAGGCCAGGTTAAAGCTGGCCAGAGAATGCCCACAGACCACCAAGCCCTCCAACGGCTCCCTGTCCATGGGCCGCACACGGCTGAACCAGAAACAGCCGTCACCCTTGCCAAGCCTCAGCAGCACCAAACAGAAGAGAGTCAGCCGCCGACGCGCCACCAACGGCTGGCGGCCTGTTGGAGTGCCTACGGAGAGGGAGGTCTTCATTGCG ggagaggatgagaCGGCCCTGCGGCGCTGTTATGAAGGAGTGGAGAGGGACGGTGAAGTGATACATGTCAGAGACACTGTGCTGCTACGATCCGGCCCCAGGAAGAAATCCCTCCCATATGTTGCCAAGATATCATCGCTGTGGGAGGACCCCAAGAcag GAGAGCTGATGATGAGTCTGTTCTGGTACTACCGACCCGAACACACCCAGGGAGGCCGAGATCCCAGCGCACACTGTGAG AATGAGATTTTCGCCTCTCGGCATCAGGATGAAAATAGTGTTGCCTGCATAGAAGACAGATGCTACGTTCTCCCACTAGCCCAGTACTGTAg ATTTTGTGCCTTGGTGAAGCGGCGTGCCGAAGGCGCCTCACCTGGCAGCGCCAGCATGGTGCCCTGCCGCCCCGACTTCGCCCCTCCTTCCCACCGCTGTGTGCCCACGGACGTCGACCCCGAGCTGGTGTATCTCTGCCGGCACGTCTACGACTTCCGCTACGGACGCATCCTGAAGAACCTGCAGTAG